The following are from one region of the Carnobacterium gallinarum DSM 4847 genome:
- a CDS encoding PTS system mannose/fructose/sorbose family transporter subunit IID: MGSNDAKSKVDLIQEDYQDPTVRKVITKKDLNKMTWRSLLLQGSFNYERMQGGGWTYSLIPGLKKIHQNKDDLSSSLLDHLQFFNTHPFLVTFMQGVILAMEENKEKRSTIRGIKVAMMGPLGGIGDALFWLTLLPITAGIGASLAADGNASGPILFLVVFNLVHFGLRFFLMRYGYNTGTKAIVSLKESTKKISRAASIVGLTVIGALIATVVNFNLGLTVKAGGVKVDIQGGVLDQIMPKMLPLLYTFFCYWMLKKGKSPLLLIGITVLVGVIGKFIGLF, from the coding sequence ATGGGATCTAATGATGCAAAAAGTAAAGTTGACTTAATTCAAGAAGATTATCAAGATCCAACTGTCCGCAAGGTGATTACTAAGAAGGACTTAAATAAAATGACTTGGCGCTCGTTATTGCTACAAGGTTCATTTAACTATGAACGTATGCAAGGTGGTGGTTGGACCTATAGTTTAATTCCTGGTTTAAAGAAAATTCATCAAAATAAAGACGACTTGTCTTCTTCTTTATTAGATCATCTGCAATTTTTTAATACTCATCCATTTTTAGTCACGTTTATGCAAGGTGTTATTCTCGCAATGGAGGAAAACAAGGAAAAAAGGTCAACAATTCGCGGGATTAAAGTTGCGATGATGGGCCCACTTGGTGGGATTGGGGATGCACTTTTCTGGTTAACATTGTTGCCAATTACGGCAGGGATTGGAGCTTCTTTAGCTGCTGATGGAAATGCTTCAGGTCCGATCCTGTTTTTAGTAGTCTTTAATCTAGTTCATTTTGGTTTGCGTTTTTTCCTAATGCGTTATGGCTACAATACTGGAACAAAGGCGATTGTTTCCTTAAAAGAAAGTACCAAAAAAATCTCACGTGCGGCTTCTATTGTGGGGTTGACGGTTATTGGAGCCTTGATAGCAACGGTTGTTAATTTTAATTTAGGCTTGACGGTTAAAGCAGGCGGAGTCAAAGTTGACATTCAAGGCGGCGTACTTGATCAAATTATGCCAAAAATGTTGCCGTTACTTTATACATTCTTCTGTTACTGGATGCTTAAAAAAGGAAAATCACCATTGCTATTAATTGGCATTACTGTTTTAGTCGGTGTTATTGGGAAATTTATCGGATTATTTTAA
- the agaW gene encoding PTS N-acetylgalactosamine transporter subunit IIC: MLVQALLIGLWAGIAGIDLFNGLTHIHRPLVTGAIIGLILGDFKVGLMAGATLELVWAGMVPLAGAQPPNVVIGGIIGSSFAILSKQPPEVAVGIAVPFAVAVQGCITLIFTAFSPVMHKMDDLAVEGDTKGIDRLNYLEPMILFVFYFIIAFLPIYFGAEQAGNIVALLPEWLIGGLGVAGAIMPAVGFAMLLKIMFKITYAPFFAIGFVAAAYGQLPILAVAIIGISIAAYDYFIGGKSNDSNSGSKPVLAIDGEEEEDYSDGI; this comes from the coding sequence ATGTTAGTACAAGCATTATTAATTGGACTTTGGGCGGGAATTGCCGGAATTGATTTATTTAATGGGCTAACTCATATTCATCGACCATTAGTGACAGGAGCAATTATTGGACTTATTTTAGGTGATTTCAAAGTAGGATTAATGGCAGGCGCAACGTTAGAGTTAGTTTGGGCTGGAATGGTTCCGCTTGCAGGAGCGCAGCCACCGAATGTTGTTATCGGTGGAATTATTGGAAGTTCATTTGCAATTTTGTCTAAACAGCCACCAGAAGTTGCAGTTGGAATTGCTGTGCCATTTGCAGTAGCAGTGCAAGGTTGTATCACATTAATCTTTACAGCATTCTCGCCAGTTATGCATAAAATGGATGATTTAGCTGTTGAAGGAGATACAAAAGGAATTGATCGTTTAAATTATTTAGAACCAATGATTTTATTTGTTTTTTATTTTATTATTGCCTTTCTACCAATCTACTTTGGTGCTGAGCAAGCTGGAAATATTGTGGCGTTGTTACCTGAATGGTTAATTGGTGGTCTGGGAGTTGCAGGTGCTATTATGCCAGCAGTTGGTTTTGCGATGTTACTAAAAATCATGTTTAAAATCACATATGCGCCATTCTTTGCTATTGGTTTTGTCGCAGCTGCATATGGTCAACTTCCAATTTTAGCTGTAGCAATTATCGGAATTTCAATTGCTGCTTATGATTACTTTATTGGTGGGAAATCCAATGATAGCAATAGTGGCAGTAAACCAGTATTAGCGATAGATGGGGAAGAAGAGGAGGATTATAGCGATGGGATCTAA